A single Dongia rigui DNA region contains:
- a CDS encoding DeoR/GlpR family DNA-binding transcription regulator: MTAETLDDDISALPQGTESSASDARREQLLSFIQTHEFVRIYDLARQFSVSEVTIRSDVDILARRGGIRRVRGGAMRVVEAVPEVDYEARVSSYLPEKRLIGQAAAAMLSSGDSLILDVGTTAMAIAHAIADREDLINLTIFTPGLNIALALERAIPRVEVIVTGGTLRPQQHSLVGPVSTLILERIRASFAFIGCNGVDPSFGIMGLSLPDAALKQAILKASRLGIVVTDASKFTQTSLVRVCGFEDVDMIMTAGAPDPSAVAAVRESGVELRILN; encoded by the coding sequence ATGACGGCTGAAACGCTCGATGACGACATCAGTGCCCTTCCGCAGGGCACGGAATCTTCAGCTTCTGACGCTCGGCGCGAGCAGCTGCTCTCGTTCATTCAAACGCATGAATTCGTCCGCATCTATGATCTCGCGCGTCAGTTCAGCGTCTCCGAAGTCACCATCCGCAGCGACGTCGATATTCTGGCGCGACGCGGCGGCATTCGGCGCGTGCGCGGCGGCGCCATGCGCGTGGTCGAAGCGGTGCCGGAGGTCGATTACGAAGCCCGCGTCTCAAGCTATCTCCCGGAAAAGCGCCTGATCGGCCAGGCCGCGGCGGCCATGCTCTCCTCCGGCGACAGCCTTATCCTCGATGTCGGCACAACAGCGATGGCCATCGCGCACGCCATTGCCGACCGCGAAGACTTGATCAACCTCACCATCTTCACGCCGGGCCTCAATATCGCCCTCGCCCTCGAACGCGCCATTCCCCGGGTCGAGGTGATTGTCACGGGCGGCACCCTGCGACCGCAGCAGCACTCGCTGGTGGGGCCTGTCAGCACGCTGATCCTCGAGCGCATCCGCGCCTCCTTTGCCTTCATCGGCTGCAATGGCGTCGACCCCTCCTTCGGCATCATGGGACTGAGCCTGCCTGACGCCGCCTTGAAGCAGGCGATCCTCAAGGCGTCGCGCCTGGGCATCGTCGTGACCGATGCCAGCAAGTTCACCCAGACGTCGCTGGTGCGCGTCTGCGGCTTCGAGGATGTCGACATGATCATGACCGCCGGCGCACCCGACCCCTCGGCCGTGGCCGCCGTGCGCGAAAGCGGCGTCGAGCTGAGGATCCTCAACTAG
- a CDS encoding sugar ABC transporter ATP-binding protein yields the protein MTAEAGPRAGDVSGEVPELDMRNIAKSFANIRALSNVSFSVRGGEIHALMGENGAGKSTLMKILSGAYQADPGGEIRLRGEVVSINGPLAGRRHGIAIIYQELSLSPNLSVAENIFLGEEKKRLGFIDRKAMEAAARPLLERLAAPFKASDRVANLSIAERQLVEIARALAGHPRILVMDEPTTSLSAREATRLFTIIRQLKSEGIAIIYISHRMAEVYELADRVSVLRDGSLIGTLDKEEITAPALVRMMVGRELSSFYTKEHRHPTEDRKPVLEVEGVGDGHFIRDCSFSVRAGEVVGLAGLVGSGRTELARLIYGADIRASGRILVDGKECKVESPLQAINSGIVYLTEDRKALGLFLDMTIRENISMSVLGTDALPAGLLNLKAARQRAAEAIRSLGIRTLNAAVTVGSLSGGNQQKVLLSRLLETKPRVLLLDEPTRGIDVGAKSQIYQIIDGLARSGAAVVVISSELPEIVGISDRVLVMRDGHIVGQIEGRPEAPITQEKIMDIATSAASLSAA from the coding sequence ATGACGGCAGAAGCGGGTCCGCGCGCGGGCGACGTTTCCGGCGAGGTGCCGGAACTCGACATGCGCAACATCGCCAAGAGCTTTGCGAACATTCGCGCGCTCTCGAATGTTTCCTTTTCCGTGCGCGGCGGCGAAATCCATGCGCTGATGGGTGAGAATGGCGCCGGCAAATCCACCCTGATGAAAATTCTATCGGGCGCCTACCAGGCAGATCCGGGGGGCGAGATTCGTCTGCGGGGCGAGGTCGTATCGATCAACGGACCGCTCGCCGGGCGTCGCCATGGCATTGCCATCATCTATCAGGAGTTGTCGCTCTCACCCAATCTCAGCGTCGCCGAGAACATCTTTCTGGGTGAGGAGAAAAAGCGCCTGGGCTTCATCGATCGCAAGGCAATGGAGGCCGCGGCGCGGCCGCTGCTCGAGCGTCTCGCCGCGCCTTTCAAGGCATCGGACCGTGTTGCCAACCTTTCGATCGCCGAGCGTCAATTGGTCGAGATCGCCCGGGCGCTTGCCGGGCATCCGCGCATCCTGGTGATGGATGAGCCTACCACCAGCCTCTCCGCGCGCGAAGCGACGCGGCTCTTCACGATCATTCGCCAGCTGAAAAGCGAAGGTATCGCCATCATCTACATCAGTCACCGCATGGCCGAGGTCTATGAACTGGCCGACCGCGTCAGCGTGCTGCGCGACGGGTCGCTGATCGGCACCCTGGACAAGGAAGAAATCACCGCGCCGGCCCTGGTGCGCATGATGGTCGGGCGTGAACTCTCGTCATTCTATACCAAGGAACATCGCCACCCGACGGAGGACCGCAAGCCGGTCCTCGAGGTCGAGGGCGTCGGCGACGGCCACTTCATCCGCGATTGCAGCTTTTCGGTTCGTGCCGGCGAAGTCGTGGGGCTGGCTGGCCTCGTTGGCTCGGGCCGTACCGAGCTCGCGCGCCTGATCTACGGTGCCGATATCCGGGCCAGCGGCCGCATTCTGGTCGACGGCAAGGAATGCAAGGTGGAATCGCCCTTGCAGGCGATCAATTCCGGGATCGTCTATCTCACCGAAGACCGCAAGGCCTTGGGGCTGTTCCTCGACATGACGATCCGCGAAAACATCTCGATGAGCGTGCTGGGCACGGACGCCTTGCCGGCCGGATTGCTCAATCTCAAGGCGGCGCGCCAGCGCGCGGCCGAGGCGATCCGGTCACTGGGCATTCGCACCCTCAACGCCGCGGTCACCGTGGGGTCGCTGTCCGGTGGCAACCAGCAAAAGGTGCTGCTGTCGCGCCTGCTGGAGACCAAGCCTCGCGTGCTGCTGCTCGACGAACCCACCCGCGGCATCGATGTCGGCGCCAAGTCGCAGATCTACCAGATCATCGACGGCCTGGCGCGCAGCGGTGCGGCCGTCGTGGTGATTTCGAGCGAGCTCCCTGAAATCGTCGGTATTTCCGATCGCGTGCTGGTGATGCGCGATGGCCATATCGTGGGCCAGATCGAGGGGCGGCCGGAAGCGCCGATCACCCAGGAAAAGATCATGGATATTGCCACCAGCGCCGCCTCATTGAGCGCGGCCTGA
- a CDS encoding ABC transporter permease subunit: MSDRAMAGATADPEKAALARKQRMRAILQVVGMLPILVILAIFFEVSTDRFMSWMNLSIVAQQAAINIVLAAGMTFVILTGGIDLSIGSILAASAMIAIICSKIPDYGLLGVPAALLVGLIFGLINGILISAMRLPPFIVTLGSLTAVRGVARLLGEDTTVFNPDLPFAFIGNGTLFGVPWLVIIAFAVVIISWVILRRTVLGNRIYAVGGNPDAARLAGIKVWQILLFVYSMAGLLSGLGGAMSAARLFAANGLQLGQSYELDAIAAVILGGTSFTGGIGSIWGTLIGALIIAVLTNGLILLGISDIWQYIIKGLVIIGAVALDRYRLREGGRT; this comes from the coding sequence ATGAGCGACAGAGCAATGGCAGGTGCAACGGCGGATCCCGAGAAAGCAGCACTTGCCCGGAAGCAGCGGATGCGCGCGATCCTGCAGGTTGTCGGCATGCTGCCGATCCTGGTCATACTCGCGATCTTCTTCGAAGTGTCCACCGACCGGTTCATGAGCTGGATGAACCTGTCGATCGTGGCCCAGCAGGCCGCGATCAATATCGTGCTCGCTGCCGGCATGACCTTCGTCATCCTCACGGGTGGTATCGACCTTTCGATCGGCTCGATCCTGGCGGCCTCGGCCATGATCGCCATCATCTGTTCGAAGATTCCCGATTACGGCCTGCTCGGTGTACCGGCGGCGTTGTTGGTCGGCCTCATCTTCGGTTTGATCAATGGCATCCTTATTTCAGCCATGCGATTGCCGCCGTTCATCGTGACATTGGGCTCGCTGACGGCTGTCCGCGGTGTCGCGCGCCTGCTGGGTGAGGATACGACCGTCTTCAATCCGGACTTGCCATTCGCGTTCATTGGTAACGGCACCTTGTTCGGCGTGCCCTGGCTGGTCATCATCGCCTTTGCCGTCGTGATCATATCCTGGGTGATCCTGCGTCGCACCGTGCTCGGCAACCGCATCTACGCCGTCGGCGGCAATCCGGATGCAGCACGCTTGGCCGGCATCAAGGTGTGGCAGATCCTGCTTTTCGTCTATTCGATGGCGGGTCTGTTATCCGGCCTGGGCGGCGCCATGTCGGCGGCGCGGCTCTTTGCGGCCAATGGCCTGCAATTGGGGCAGAGCTACGAACTCGACGCCATCGCGGCCGTGATCCTCGGTGGCACCAGCTTCACCGGCGGTATCGGCTCGATCTGGGGCACGCTGATCGGTGCCCTCATCATTGCCGTTCTCACGAACGGCCTGATCCTGCTCGGTATCTCGGATATCTGGCAATACATCATCAAGGGATTGGTCATCATCGGTGCCGTGGCACTCGACCGCTATCGTTTGCGGGAAGGTGGGCGGACATGA
- a CDS encoding ribulokinase, producing the protein MPSVVAGVDFGTLSVRVTLFSDVGRALGHGSAEYPLHRRRDDPDYATQSHDDQMAALAAAFKKVLAGSGVKGEDVVALAIDTTGSSVVMVGEGLQPLSEYYLWCDHRAKAEAQEITAKAHRDGVEAIDWCGGVYSHEWGFAKVLHWLRHNAEKRGQFVTALEHCDMVAATLTGVTDPKMVKRSVCAMGHKWMWNPRWDGLPAQDFLTRVDPLFDGIRAKINGTFCTSDKIAGKLAPGWAEKLGLKPGIPIPVGAFDAHWDALGAGCKIGDVVNVVGTSTCIIATAKDVGLIPGLCGIVPGSVDPHLMGIEAGLSATGDIFDAIAKRANTKIAELSRGLENYRAGQTGLLRLTWDNGDRTVLVRPDLGGITLGWNLLHTAQDELFAAIEGTAFHTRLILERMAEGGVPIERIINGGGIPQHNPVLNQVYANVLGKPVLVPDGVPTGFGAGIFASMAAGLHADVAAAQAAMCLPFRTFQPDPAAHAVYQRLYPMFRELYLGFGGVAAAANLGSVLPELRKIAQGGSH; encoded by the coding sequence ATGCCATCGGTTGTCGCCGGCGTTGATTTCGGAACGCTCAGCGTTCGCGTGACGTTGTTTTCGGACGTCGGGCGGGCGCTCGGCCACGGCAGCGCCGAATATCCCCTGCACCGCCGGCGCGATGACCCCGACTACGCCACGCAATCGCACGATGACCAGATGGCGGCGCTCGCCGCTGCCTTCAAGAAGGTGCTGGCTGGCAGCGGCGTCAAGGGAGAGGACGTCGTCGCGCTCGCCATCGATACGACAGGCTCAAGTGTCGTCATGGTGGGTGAGGGGCTGCAGCCGCTCAGCGAATACTACCTGTGGTGCGATCATCGCGCCAAAGCTGAGGCGCAGGAGATCACGGCCAAGGCCCATCGGGACGGCGTCGAGGCAATCGATTGGTGCGGCGGTGTCTATTCGCATGAATGGGGTTTCGCCAAGGTGCTGCATTGGCTGCGTCACAATGCCGAGAAGCGCGGGCAATTCGTCACGGCACTCGAACATTGCGACATGGTGGCAGCGACGCTGACCGGCGTTACCGATCCCAAAATGGTCAAGCGCAGCGTCTGCGCGATGGGCCATAAATGGATGTGGAACCCGCGTTGGGACGGCTTGCCAGCGCAAGACTTCCTGACGCGGGTCGATCCGCTCTTCGACGGCATCCGCGCCAAGATCAATGGCACGTTCTGCACGTCGGACAAGATTGCCGGCAAGCTTGCGCCGGGCTGGGCCGAGAAGCTGGGGCTGAAGCCCGGCATTCCGATCCCGGTCGGCGCCTTTGATGCGCATTGGGACGCGCTCGGCGCTGGCTGCAAGATCGGCGACGTCGTCAACGTCGTCGGCACATCGACCTGCATCATCGCGACGGCGAAGGATGTCGGGCTGATCCCTGGGCTGTGCGGCATCGTGCCGGGCAGTGTCGATCCGCACCTTATGGGTATCGAGGCTGGGCTTTCCGCGACGGGTGACATCTTTGATGCCATTGCCAAGCGCGCCAATACCAAGATTGCTGAACTGTCGCGCGGCCTCGAAAACTATCGCGCCGGGCAGACGGGCCTGTTGCGCCTGACCTGGGACAATGGCGACCGCACGGTGCTGGTGCGTCCGGATCTCGGCGGTATCACGTTGGGGTGGAACCTGCTGCATACGGCACAGGACGAGCTTTTTGCCGCCATCGAGGGTACCGCCTTCCATACCCGCCTGATCCTCGAGCGCATGGCGGAAGGTGGCGTGCCGATCGAGCGCATCATCAATGGCGGCGGCATCCCCCAGCATAACCCGGTGCTCAACCAGGTCTATGCCAATGTCCTGGGGAAACCCGTTCTGGTGCCGGACGGCGTACCGACCGGCTTTGGCGCCGGCATCTTTGCCAGCATGGCGGCAGGCCTTCATGCCGATGTGGCGGCGGCCCAGGCGGCCATGTGTCTACCGTTCCGGACGTTCCAGCCTGATCCGGCGGCGCACGCCGTCTATCAGCGTCTCTATCCCATGTTCCGTGAGCTTTATCTCGGTTTCGGTGGCGTTGCCGCCGCGGCCAACCTCGGCAGCGTATTGCCGGAACTTCGCAAGATCGCCCAAGGAGGCAGTCATTGA
- a CDS encoding L-ribulose-5-phosphate 4-epimerase → MLKALREQVLEANLDLVKGGLVLYTFGNVSGIDRDQGLVAIKPSGVPYDRMKADDIVLTDLDGKKVYGDMRPSSDLATHLLLYKSFSGIGGVVHSHSEYATIWAQAARAIPALGTTHADYFHGPVPVTRVLTDAEIEGDYVLNTGVVIVEAIGDKDPMSMPAALVAGHGPFCWGRDAADAVHNAVVLESVARMAVHTVALRPETRGISQSLLDQHYFRKHGAKATYGQASSDKAL, encoded by the coding sequence ATGCTGAAAGCGTTGCGGGAACAGGTGCTGGAAGCCAATCTCGATTTGGTGAAGGGCGGTCTGGTTCTCTACACCTTCGGCAATGTGAGCGGCATCGACCGCGATCAAGGCCTGGTCGCGATCAAGCCGAGTGGCGTGCCCTATGACAGAATGAAGGCCGACGATATCGTCCTCACTGACCTTGATGGCAAGAAGGTCTATGGCGACATGCGACCGTCATCGGATCTCGCGACGCATCTGCTGCTGTACAAGTCGTTTTCCGGCATCGGTGGGGTCGTTCATTCTCATTCCGAATATGCGACGATCTGGGCGCAAGCCGCGCGCGCCATTCCGGCGCTTGGTACCACCCATGCAGATTATTTTCATGGCCCCGTACCGGTCACGCGTGTGCTGACGGATGCGGAGATCGAGGGCGACTACGTCCTCAACACCGGTGTCGTGATTGTCGAGGCCATTGGCGACAAGGATCCGATGTCGATGCCGGCAGCGCTCGTCGCCGGGCACGGACCCTTCTGTTGGGGCAGGGACGCGGCCGATGCCGTACACAATGCAGTCGTGCTTGAATCGGTGGCGCGCATGGCGGTCCATACGGTGGCGCTGCGGCCCGAGACCCGCGGGATCTCCCAATCCTTGCTGGACCAGCACTATTTTCGTAAGCATGGCGCCAAGGCCACCTATGGCCAGGCTTCATCAGACAAGGCGCTATGA
- a CDS encoding ABC transporter substrate-binding protein yields the protein MKLSRLALGLVVAVGLAAPAAAQELKKVGISVGSLGNPFFVATIKGIEDKAKAINPNVEVTSVSSDYDLNKQFTQIDNFIAAGVNVIMINAVDPVAIEPAIKKAQAAGIVVAAFDVGANGADVTVMTDNVKAGALACQYIVDHLKGKGDVLIVNGPQVTSVTDRVKGCKEVLAKNPDIKILSDDQDAKGSRDGGFAVTQSLLTRFSKVDGIFAINDPTGIGASLAAKQLGRSEFIITAVDGAPDIEAELKTGTSLIKASSSQDPYTMAGQSLELAAGILQGKKPDPKVILLDPVLITNENLGSYKGWTSH from the coding sequence ATGAAACTCTCGCGTCTTGCCCTCGGGCTGGTGGTTGCGGTCGGCCTCGCGGCCCCCGCGGCTGCACAGGAATTGAAGAAAGTCGGCATTTCGGTAGGCTCGCTCGGCAACCCGTTCTTCGTCGCCACCATCAAGGGCATCGAAGACAAAGCCAAGGCGATCAACCCCAATGTTGAAGTGACGTCCGTTTCATCCGACTACGATCTCAACAAGCAGTTCACCCAGATCGACAATTTCATCGCTGCCGGCGTGAACGTCATCATGATCAACGCCGTTGATCCCGTCGCCATCGAACCGGCGATCAAGAAGGCCCAGGCCGCTGGTATCGTGGTCGCTGCCTTCGACGTGGGCGCCAACGGGGCCGATGTCACCGTCATGACCGACAACGTAAAGGCCGGTGCGCTTGCCTGCCAGTACATCGTCGATCACCTGAAGGGCAAAGGCGATGTGCTCATCGTCAATGGCCCGCAGGTCACCTCGGTCACCGACCGCGTCAAAGGCTGCAAGGAAGTCCTCGCCAAGAATCCCGACATCAAGATCCTCTCTGACGATCAGGATGCCAAGGGTTCGCGCGACGGCGGCTTTGCCGTGACGCAGAGCCTGCTGACCCGCTTCTCCAAAGTGGACGGTATCTTCGCCATCAATGACCCGACCGGCATCGGTGCCAGCCTTGCTGCCAAGCAGTTGGGCCGCAGCGAGTTCATCATCACCGCGGTCGACGGCGCCCCGGATATCGAGGCCGAACTGAAGACCGGCACCTCGCTGATCAAGGCGTCCTCGTCGCAGGACCCCTACACCATGGCCGGCCAATCGCTGGAGCTGGCTGCCGGCATTCTGCAGGGCAAGAAGCCGGACCCCAAGGTGATCCTGCTTGATCCGGTCCTGATCACAAACGAGAATCTCGGCTCCTACAAGGGCTGGACCTCGCACTAA
- a CDS encoding carbohydrate kinase family protein yields the protein MTTSRRGIVTGGTWCVDRNRAIDAWPHEDGVAEILATELYGGGSGCNLAIDIRKLDPSFPVATIGLVGDDADGHFLLAQADAHGIDRSRMAVTADAATQFTDAYVSQRSGRRTHIFFQGTGALLTPDHFSFDGVDARILHLGLPGAHKLMDQPWKGDPNGWVYVLRRARDVGLLTNLELFSIAPERIAALVLPCLPYLDYLVVNDFEIGALAQLQTSTDGLTEIGACIQAAKAVMAKGSMRLIVVHFPAGAIALERDGTVTSAPSFNIPQSEIVSANGAGDAFAAGLLYALHEGWEIASALEMAHATAAISLRGLSTCAAVEDYRACLARARKWGLRPSLALQQASL from the coding sequence ATGACAACGTCTCGCCGCGGCATCGTGACGGGTGGCACCTGGTGCGTCGATCGCAACCGGGCGATCGATGCGTGGCCACATGAAGATGGCGTCGCCGAAATTCTGGCGACCGAACTCTATGGTGGTGGCTCCGGCTGCAATCTTGCCATCGATATCCGAAAGCTCGATCCCAGCTTTCCAGTGGCAACCATCGGTCTCGTGGGCGATGACGCAGATGGCCATTTCCTGCTTGCCCAAGCCGACGCCCATGGCATCGACCGCAGCCGCATGGCCGTAACGGCGGATGCGGCGACCCAGTTCACCGATGCCTATGTCTCGCAGCGCAGCGGCCGGCGGACCCACATCTTCTTTCAGGGAACCGGCGCGCTGTTGACTCCGGATCACTTCAGTTTCGATGGAGTCGATGCACGGATCCTGCATCTGGGGCTCCCCGGCGCACACAAGCTCATGGATCAACCGTGGAAGGGCGATCCGAATGGGTGGGTCTACGTGCTGCGGCGCGCACGCGACGTCGGATTGCTCACCAATCTCGAACTCTTCAGCATCGCCCCCGAACGGATCGCGGCCCTCGTCCTGCCCTGCCTGCCGTATCTCGATTATCTCGTGGTGAATGATTTCGAAATCGGCGCCCTCGCTCAGTTGCAGACGTCGACGGACGGCTTGACCGAGATCGGCGCCTGCATCCAGGCGGCAAAGGCCGTCATGGCCAAGGGCAGCATGCGCCTCATCGTCGTCCACTTCCCGGCCGGGGCGATTGCCTTGGAGCGGGATGGCACCGTCACCTCGGCGCCATCCTTCAATATTCCCCAATCCGAGATTGTCAGCGCCAATGGGGCAGGGGACGCGTTCGCTGCCGGGCTGCTCTACGCCCTTCACGAAGGGTGGGAGATCGCCTCGGCACTCGAAATGGCCCATGCCACGGCGGCCATTTCGCTACGGGGACTCTCGACCTGCGCCGCGGTCGAGGACTACCGCGCGTGCCTTGCCAGGGCCCGTAAGTGGGGCCTCCGGCCGTCGCTGGCTCTGCAACAAGCGTCGCTATAA